The genome window GGTATTATGATGGCCAATGCTGGCTCTGACTTTGAAGGTCAATTCTATGACAAGGTTGTACCAACTGTTATCGAAAAACTTGGTAATCTTCTCCTTGCGCAAGAAGAAATTTCTCACTCCTATCCATTTGACTGGCGTACGAAAAAACCAATCATCTGGCGTGCAGTACCACAGTGGTTTGCCTCAGTATCTAAATTCCGCCAAGAAATCTTGGATGAAATTGAAAAAGTGAAATTCCACTCAGAATGGGGTAAAGTACGCCTTTACAACATGATTCGTGACCGTGGCGACTGGGTTATCTCTCGTCAACGTGCTTGGGGAGTTCCTCTTCCTATCTTCTACGCTGAAGATGGCACACCAATCATGACTGCTGAAACGATCGAGCACGTGGCTCAACTCTTTGAGGAACACGGGTCTATTATCTGGTGGGAGCGTAATGCCAAAGATCTCTTGCCAGAAGGATTTACCCATCCAGGTTCACCAAATGGCGAGTTCAAAAAAGAAACAGACATCATGGACGTATGGTTTGACTCAGGTTCGTCATGGAATGGAGTGGTGGTCAACCGTCCAGAACTCAAATACCCAGCTGACCTCTACCTTGAAGGTTCTGACCAATACCGTGGTTGGTTCAACTCATCTCTTATTACATCTGTTGCCAACCATGGCGTGGCTCCTTACAAACAAATCTTGTCACAAGGATTTGCCCTTGATGGTAAAGGTGAGAAGATGTCTAAATCCCTTGGGAATACCATTGCTCCAAGCGATGTTGAAAAACAATTTGGTGCGGAAATCTTGCGTCTCTGGGTAACAAGTGTGGACTCAAGCAACGATGTGCGTATCTCTATGGATATCTTGAGCCAAGTCTCTGAAACTTACCGTAAGATCCGTAACACCCTTCGTTTCTTGATTGCCAATACATCTGACTTTAATCCAGCTCAGGACGCAGTCGCTTACGATGAACTACGTTCAGTTGATAAGTACATGACCATCCGCTTTAACCAGCTTGTGAAAACGATTCGTGATGCTTATGCAAACTTCGAATTCTTGACAATCTATAAGGCCTTGGTGAACTTTATCAACGTTGACTTGTCAGCCTTCTACCTTGACTTTGCCAAAGATGTTGTCTACATCGAAGGTGCCAAATCACTCGAACGTCGTCAAATGCAAACTGTCTTCTATGACGTTCTTGTCAAAATCACCAAACTCTTGACACCAATCCTTCCTCACACAGCAGAGGAAATCTGGTCATATCTTGAGTTTGAAGCTGAAGAATTTGTGCAATTGTCAGAATTGCCAGAAGCGGAAACTTTTGCCAACCAAGAAGAAATCTTGGATACATGGTCAGCCTTCATGGATTTCCGCGGACAAGCTCAAAAAGCCTTGGAAGAAGCGCGTAATGCAAAAGTTATCGGGAAATCACTTGAAGCACACTTGACAGTTTATCCAAATGAAGTGGTGAAAACTCTTCTTGGAGCAGTAGATAGCAATGTGGCTCAACTTTTGATCGTGTCAGAATTGACCATCGCTGAAGGTACAGCTCCAGAAGGCGCAGTTAGCTTTGAGGATGTTGTCTTCACAGTTGAACGTGCTGCAGGTGAAGTATGTGACCGTTGCCGTCGTATCGATCCAACTACTGCAGATCGTAGCTACCATGCAGTCATCTGTGACCATTGTGCAAGCATCGTAGAAGAAAACTTTACGGATGCGGTCGCAGAAGGATTTGAAGCAAAATAATCAGAAAGAGACTGAGAAAGGTCGCTAAAATCATAAAAACGCATAATATCAAGAGTTCAAGTGCTTTGATATTATGCGTTTTATCATGGGAAAATTTACTAGTCCATTTCCTAAAATGAAGTTCTTCCTGTCCTGTACGTGTAGATGGTTAACATAATCTAGTATTCAGTTTTCTCATGATTTTATATTTGCTAATAATTATAAAAGAATTATGGAGCTTAAAATTCTTTAGAGAGTTTAAAGGGTATTAATATTCATTATAAAATTTTATAGAAATGTTTAATTTTTATTGAAATTATGATTGAATAATACCTATAAAAATTTTAAGGAGATTATTATGAAAACAAATACACTTGCTCGTGTTAACGCTATTTTGGTCTTATTCAGGAATTGTATTGCTTTTAGCGCCAGTCATCATGTTTATGATGGCTGTTGGAGCTGCTGCAGCGACTGAAGACTCAGATGTAACACTTGGAACATTGACAGGGATTTCAATTATTTTGTTATTGGTTTAAATTGCTGTTTTGGTGTTGGGAATTGTTGCTATTGTTTATTATAAAGATGATGAACGTGTTACGAATGCACCTTCTGTTTTGCTCATTGTAGTGGTGCGGTCGGTTTGATTCCACTTTTGGGATGGGTAGGTGGAATTCTAACCATTATTGGTGGTTCACTCTACTTTGGAACATTGAAAAAATTTGTAATTGAAGAGTAGTAGTTTTTTAATTATTTAGGAGAGACTGCTTCATTTTCTGTTGAGAACAATTATGATAATATAATAAAGAGAAGGCTGAGAAGCTCTTCTCTTTTTCGTTGATTTTCACTAGCTTTTTTGTGAAAAATTGTGTAAAATGGAATAGATAAACGAGGACAACCTCGAAAAATAAAAGGAGAATCCATCTAATGGTAAAATTGGTTTTTGCTCGCCACGGTGAGTCTGAATGGAACAAAGCTAACCTTTTCACTGGTTGGGCTGATGTTGATTTGTCTGAAAAAGGAACACAACAAGCGATTGACGCTGGTAAATTGATCAAAGAAGCTGGTATCGAATTTGACCAAGCTTACACTTCAGTATTGAAACGTGCGATCAAAACAACAAACTTGGCTCTTGAAGCTGCTGACCAATTGTGGGTTCCAGTTGAAAAATCATGGCGCTTGAACGAACGTCACTACGGTGGTTTGACTGGTAAAAACAAGGCTGAAGCTGCTGAACAATTTGGTGATGAGCAAGTTCACATCTGGCGTCGTTCATACGATGTATTGCCTCCGGCAATGGACCGTGATGATGAGCACTCAGCTCACACTGACCGTCGTTACGCTTCACTTGACGACTCAGTAATCCCAGATGCTGAAAACTTGAAAGTGACTTTGGAACGTGCCCTTCCATTCTGGGAAGACAAAATCGCTCCAGCACTTAAAGATGGTAAAAACGTATTCGTAGGAGCTCACGGTAACTCAATTCGTGCCCTTGTAAAACACATCAAACGCTTGTCAGACGACGAAATCATGGACGTGGAAATCCCTAACTTCCCACCATTGGTATTCGAATTCGACGAAAAATTGAACGTGGTTGCTGAATACTACCTTGGAAAATAATCTATAAACATAAAGCCTAGGAATTCCTAGGCTTTTTTGTATTCGCTCCTAGTTTTCAACTAGTTGAAAAAGCGTTATAATGATAATAGGAAGCAATTTGTTTGAGAGAAGGTGTGTCTGATGGCTTATATTGAGATGAAACACAGCTACAAGCGTTACCAGGTTGGGGATACGGAGATTGTGGCTAATCGCGATGTGAATTTTGAAATTGAAAAGGGGGAGCTGGTTATCATACTTGGTGCTTCAGGTGCTGGAAAATCAACTGTTCTCAATCTCCTAGGAGGTATGGATACCAATGATGAGGGGGAGATTTGGATTGATGGTGCCAATATTGCCAACTACACTTCGCACCAACGAACAAACTACCGTCGTGAAGATGTAGGTTTTGTTTTTCAGTTTTACAATCTAGTCTCCAATCTGACAGCCAAGGAAAACGTGGAGTTGGCCTCGGAAATCGTAGCGGATGCCCTAGATCCAGAGCAAGTGCTAAAAGACGTAGGGCTAGGTCATCGCCTGAATAACTTTCCAGCCCAGCTTTCTGGAGGGGAGCAACAGCGAGTCTCCATCGCACGCGCTGTAGCCAAAAATCCTAAAATTCTCCTCTGTGATGAACCGACGGGTGCCTTGGATTATCAGACGGGGAAGCAAGTCTTGAAGATTCTCCAAGACATGTCACGTCAAAAAGGAGCGACGGTGATTATCGTGACCCACAATGGCGCGCTAGCTCCTATTGCAGATCGGGTGATTCACATGCGCGATGCCACGGTTAAGAGCATGACGATCAATGAGCGTCCGCAGGATATCGATACCTTGGAGTATTAGCATGAAAAAAACATATCGGAAAGACCTATTTCAGTCAGTGACGACTTCAAAGGGACGCTTTGTTTCTATCTTGACCTTGATGATGCTGGGTTCTTTAGCTCTAGTTGGCCTCAAAGTGGCCAGTCCAAACATGGAACGTACGGCAGAAGATTATCTCCGTAAAGCCAATACTCTGGATCTGGCCGTGATAGCTGATTATGGCTTGGACAAAGAAGACCAAGACGAACTAAAGACACTTCAAGGAGCGAGTGTTGAGTTTGGCTATATGGCAGACCTAACCGTTGAAAATAGTGAAGAAGCGGTTCGACTTTATTCCAAACCAGAGAGCATTTCAACCTTTCAAGTGACAGAAGGGCGACTGCCAGAAGCTGGTGAGGAAATTGCCCTAGCCGACTTCTGGAAAGACCGCTATCAGATTGGGCAGACCATTACCTTTACTAAGAAAGAAGAAAAGTCCGTCGTAAAATCCCAAACTTTCACAATTACTGGATTTGTTCAGTCGGGCGAGATGCTTTCTCAAAAAGATTTAGGAAGTGCTAGTAGTGGAAATGGAAGCTTGGCTGGCTATGGAGTGATTTTACCCAGTCAGTTTGATACAGAAGTCTACAGTATTGCGCGTGTGCGCTATGATGATTTAAAAAATCTGGATGCTTTTTCATCAGACTATAAGGCCAAACGAACCCAACATCAGGAAGAGTTGCAAGATTTGCTTGCCGATAATGGTCAAAAAAGATTGGCAAGTATCAAAGCAAATGGGCAAAAGAGCCTAGAAGAGGGCAAAGAACAGCTCCAAACAGCAGAAGGTAACCTTCAAAAAGGAAAGAGTCAGTTAGAACAGGCCGAAAGTCGCTTGAAAACGCAAGAAGAACAAGCGACCGCTTTACCAGAACCGCAAAAGAGTCAAATCGAGGGACAGCTGACAAAAGCTAAGGAAGAATTGGCGACTAAAAAAGAAAAACTGGCTCAGACGGAGAGTGATCTATCTAAGGAAAAATGGAAGCTAGAACAGCGTCAGAAAGAGCTTGATGAACTGGCAGAGCCGAAATACCACGTATACAATCGTCAAACCATGCCAGGGGGTCAAGGTTATCTCATGTACAGTAATGCATCGTCAAGCATTCGATCAGTCGGGAATATCTTCCCCGTTGTGCTTTATATGGTCGCTGCAATGGTGACCTTTACAACGATGACTCGCTTTGTAGATGAAGAGCGTACCAATGCTGGTATTTTTAAGGCTCTAGGTTACCGGAATCGAGATATTGTTGCCAAGTTTGTCCTCTATGGTTTTCTTGCAGGAACTGTGGGGACCGTTATAGGAACACTTCTTGGACATTATCTCCTTGCAGGAGTGATTTCGGATGTTATAACAGCAGGAATGGTCGTTGGTAAAAGCCAGGAGTATTTTTACTGGTCTTATAGCCTCCTTGCCCTAGCCTTGAGTTGGGTATCCAGTGTCTTGCCAGCTTATCTGGTGGCGCGGAGGGAATTACACGATGAAGCAGCCCAACTCTTGCTTCCCAAACCTCCCGTTAAGGGAGCAAAGATTTTACTGGAACGCCTGAGCTTTATTTGGAGTCGTCTGAGTTTTACTCATAAGGTTACTGCGCGAAATATTTTCCGTTATAAGCAACGAATGTTGATGACCATTTTTGGAGTTGCAGGTTCAGTTGCTCTCTTATTTGCAGGTCTGGGCATTCAGTCTTCTGTGGGAGGGGTTGTGGAGCGCCAATTTGAACAAATTCAGCAATACCAGATGATTGTAGCGGAAAAGAGCAGTGCAACGGAGCAAGAAAAGGCCGATTTAGAAAGTGCCTTGCAAGCGGACCGTATCCATGCTTACCAAAAGATTTACTCTAAATCCATTGAAAAAGATTTCAAAGGAAAAGCAGGACTTCAAACGATTACCATGATGGTTACTAGTGGCGAAGACTTCAAACCCTTTATCACATTAGAGGAAAATGGGCGAGAGGTGCAGGTCACTGATGGAGCGGTCGTGAGTCAAAAATTAGCCCAACTAGCAGGTGTTACGATTGGAGACAAGCTGGAGCTTGATGGGAAGGAAATTAAGGTCGCGGCTATTTCTGAAAACTATGTTGGACACTTTGTTTATCTCAACCGAGCGACTTACGAACAAGTCTATGGCACCAGTCCACAAGACAATACCTACCTAGTAAAATTAAAAGACCCAACACCTTCCAATACGGAGAAAGAAGCTGCTACCTTCATGGAAAAAGCTGCTGTTTCTGGGGTCATCCAAAATGCAACGGCCATCCATCTCTTTGAATCCGTGGCTAGTTCGCTCAATAAAACTATGGCAATCCTTGTCCTTGTTTCCGTCTTGCTAGCCATTGTTATTCTTTACAATCTCAATAATATCAATGTGGCAGAACGTATCCGTGAACTTTCGACTATCAAGGTTCTCGGTTTCCACAATAAAGAAGTGACCCTCTATATCTACCGCGAGACCATGGTGCTGTCCTTTGTGGGGATTGTTCTCGGTTTGGTAGCTGGTCACTATTTACATCAATTTTTGATTCAAATGATTTCACCAGCCGCTATACTCTTTTATCCACAAGTCAGCTGGGAAGTCTATGCTCTTCCAATCGTCGCAGTGACTGTGATTTTGACTTTACTAGGTCTCTTTGTCAATCGCCACTTGAGAAAAGTGGATATGCTTGAAGCCCTGAAATCAGTAGAGTAATTCAAACTTTTAAACAGTAAATCAGTTGACAAAGTCCCTGCTTCTTGGTAGAATAAGAACTGTCGTAAAGACAAATAACTTCTTCTTGGTCACAGGCATGCCAACCTGTCACTCGGATGAAGCCAAATAAAAAGGAGAAACATCATGGCAATCTCAAAAGAGAAAAAAAATGAAATCATCGCACAATATGCACGTCACGAAGGTGATACAGGTTCAGTAGAGGTTCAAGTTGCTGTCCTTACTTGGGAAATCAACCACCTTAACGAACACATCAAACAACACAAAAAAGACCACGCTACTTACCGTGGATTGATGAAGAAAATCGGTCGCCGTCGTAACTTGCTTGCATACTTGCGTAAGAA of Streptococcus oralis contains these proteins:
- a CDS encoding ABC transporter ATP-binding protein; translation: MAYIEMKHSYKRYQVGDTEIVANRDVNFEIEKGELVIILGASGAGKSTVLNLLGGMDTNDEGEIWIDGANIANYTSHQRTNYRREDVGFVFQFYNLVSNLTAKENVELASEIVADALDPEQVLKDVGLGHRLNNFPAQLSGGEQQRVSIARAVAKNPKILLCDEPTGALDYQTGKQVLKILQDMSRQKGATVIIVTHNGALAPIADRVIHMRDATVKSMTINERPQDIDTLEY
- the ileS gene encoding isoleucine--tRNA ligase, with product MKLKDTLNLGKTEFPMRAGLPTKEPLWQKEWDEAKLYQRRQELNQGKPHFTLHDGPPYANGNIHVGHAMNKISKDIIVRSKSMSGFYAPYIPGWDTHGLPIEQVLAKQGVKRKEMDLVEYLKLCREYALSQVDKQREDFKRLGVSGDWENPYVTLTPDYEAAQIRVFGEMAKKGYIYRGAKPVYWSWSSESALAEAEIEYHDLLSTSLYYANRVKDGKGVLDTDTYIVVWTTTPFTITASRGLTVGADIDYVVVQPAGESRKFVVASELLTSLSEKFGWADVQVLATYRGQELNHIVTAHPWDTAVDELVILGDHVTTDSGTGIVHTAPGFGEDDYNVGVANGLEVAVTVNERGIMMANAGSDFEGQFYDKVVPTVIEKLGNLLLAQEEISHSYPFDWRTKKPIIWRAVPQWFASVSKFRQEILDEIEKVKFHSEWGKVRLYNMIRDRGDWVISRQRAWGVPLPIFYAEDGTPIMTAETIEHVAQLFEEHGSIIWWERNAKDLLPEGFTHPGSPNGEFKKETDIMDVWFDSGSSWNGVVVNRPELKYPADLYLEGSDQYRGWFNSSLITSVANHGVAPYKQILSQGFALDGKGEKMSKSLGNTIAPSDVEKQFGAEILRLWVTSVDSSNDVRISMDILSQVSETYRKIRNTLRFLIANTSDFNPAQDAVAYDELRSVDKYMTIRFNQLVKTIRDAYANFEFLTIYKALVNFINVDLSAFYLDFAKDVVYIEGAKSLERRQMQTVFYDVLVKITKLLTPILPHTAEEIWSYLEFEAEEFVQLSELPEAETFANQEEILDTWSAFMDFRGQAQKALEEARNAKVIGKSLEAHLTVYPNEVVKTLLGAVDSNVAQLLIVSELTIAEGTAPEGAVSFEDVVFTVERAAGEVCDRCRRIDPTTADRSYHAVICDHCASIVEENFTDAVAEGFEAK
- a CDS encoding FtsX-like permease family protein; translation: MSMKKTYRKDLFQSVTTSKGRFVSILTLMMLGSLALVGLKVASPNMERTAEDYLRKANTLDLAVIADYGLDKEDQDELKTLQGASVEFGYMADLTVENSEEAVRLYSKPESISTFQVTEGRLPEAGEEIALADFWKDRYQIGQTITFTKKEEKSVVKSQTFTITGFVQSGEMLSQKDLGSASSGNGSLAGYGVILPSQFDTEVYSIARVRYDDLKNLDAFSSDYKAKRTQHQEELQDLLADNGQKRLASIKANGQKSLEEGKEQLQTAEGNLQKGKSQLEQAESRLKTQEEQATALPEPQKSQIEGQLTKAKEELATKKEKLAQTESDLSKEKWKLEQRQKELDELAEPKYHVYNRQTMPGGQGYLMYSNASSSIRSVGNIFPVVLYMVAAMVTFTTMTRFVDEERTNAGIFKALGYRNRDIVAKFVLYGFLAGTVGTVIGTLLGHYLLAGVISDVITAGMVVGKSQEYFYWSYSLLALALSWVSSVLPAYLVARRELHDEAAQLLLPKPPVKGAKILLERLSFIWSRLSFTHKVTARNIFRYKQRMLMTIFGVAGSVALLFAGLGIQSSVGGVVERQFEQIQQYQMIVAEKSSATEQEKADLESALQADRIHAYQKIYSKSIEKDFKGKAGLQTITMMVTSGEDFKPFITLEENGREVQVTDGAVVSQKLAQLAGVTIGDKLELDGKEIKVAAISENYVGHFVYLNRATYEQVYGTSPQDNTYLVKLKDPTPSNTEKEAATFMEKAAVSGVIQNATAIHLFESVASSLNKTMAILVLVSVLLAIVILYNLNNINVAERIRELSTIKVLGFHNKEVTLYIYRETMVLSFVGIVLGLVAGHYLHQFLIQMISPAAILFYPQVSWEVYALPIVAVTVILTLLGLFVNRHLRKVDMLEALKSVE
- the rpsO gene encoding 30S ribosomal protein S15; the protein is MAISKEKKNEIIAQYARHEGDTGSVEVQVAVLTWEINHLNEHIKQHKKDHATYRGLMKKIGRRRNLLAYLRKNDVNRYRELINSLGLRR
- a CDS encoding phosphoglycerate mutase, which translates into the protein MVKLVFARHGESEWNKANLFTGWADVDLSEKGTQQAIDAGKLIKEAGIEFDQAYTSVLKRAIKTTNLALEAADQLWVPVEKSWRLNERHYGGLTGKNKAEAAEQFGDEQVHIWRRSYDVLPPAMDRDDEHSAHTDRRYASLDDSVIPDAENLKVTLERALPFWEDKIAPALKDGKNVFVGAHGNSIRALVKHIKRLSDDEIMDVEIPNFPPLVFEFDEKLNVVAEYYLGK